The stretch of DNA GGTCGGCCGTGTAATGGTAGGGTTTCCGGTGAAGCGAGCGCGCCGGTGGAGCGAGTCGTGGTCAGCTCCCGCTGGTGATGCCCTTGAACAGCGTCAGGACGTTGAATCCGATCGGGTTCACGTCGTAGAACTTGTTGTTGGTGAAGCGCCCGGTGGTGGGGAAGTACGGCGGTGGGTAGTTGCCGGCGCATTGATCGTAGCCGTAGCGCTTGACATATCCCGATCCGTTTCCGTATCCAACGATGCCGCGGACCAGCTGTATGATCCCGCCGGTGACATACAGACAACCGCGGCCATCCACACTGCCCTGGCAACTGAGGGCATTGGTGGGGCCGGCGGAGGCATTCTGCACCCGGAATGAGCTGTTGAGCGCCATAACGACGCCCTGGAGGTAGAGGTCCTGCGTGTTGTCGAGTGATCGCCAGATCGTGAACCCGCCGGGGTTCACGTTCTGCGGGGTGTTGATGGCGTTGTCGGACACAACGACATCGTTGTCGGCGATGAGCCCCAACACGTCGGCGCAGGTGTTGAACGAAGGGTCGGTGGCGTAGCGGAGGTCGTCGAGAAGGACGAGGTCGCCTCCGTGGGCGTAGACGGTGGTGCGGCCGCGCACCATCCCACTCACCCCCACCGTTCCGTTGAAGTAGACCACTCCCTTGGTGTTCAGGTTGAGGGTACGGGAGAGGGGGAAGAGGTACTTGGCGTCGACTCGCTTGCTGGCGACCGTCACGCTGGGGGTGTTGCTGTAGAGCACCCAGGAGCCGTAGGCGTCGACCGGTGTGAATGTGGTGTCATCGCCGCCCTTCTGGCGGCTCGAGAGCAAGGGATAGAGCGTGGCGGTGCGGGCGACCGCGACGAGGTGCGGATCGCCGCCCAGGTAGCACCGTGCGTTGGTGTGCTGCATGATCGTGGTGATGGTCGCGGAGCTCTCGGCGGCGGCGGCCGAGTAGCTGAGGCCGGCGGACTGCATGAGGGCGCGGAACCAAGTGGTTGGGTGCACCGCAGCCGGGAAGAACTTGAGGTCGGGGGCGCCGGGCACCGCGTGCCAGTCACCGCAGTTGGTGTAGCTGCTGACGTTCGTGACCCCGGGCCATTGCGACTGCAGCCATGCCTGCTGGCCGCCGTTTGCCTTGTAGATGCGGAACAGGCCCTCGTTCTCATCCGTCGAATCTCCGTCGCCGTTGAGGTCCGTGGCCACGAACTCGATCCGCTCCAGGGCCGTGGTCTCGTCGCCGTTGGTCGGGGCGGTGAAGTTGTAGCCGGCCGAGGAAGCATACGTGCTCAATTTGCCGAGTTTGGCCGAGGACGGGAGGGCGACGGTCTTCTGATATTGGAGATATCCCTTGAGGAAGGTGCCGTAGTTTGCGCCGCTCACCGTCTGCGCCGTGGCGACGCTGTCGTGGAAGGTGGCG from Gemmatimonadaceae bacterium encodes:
- a CDS encoding pilus assembly PilX N-terminal domain-containing protein, translating into MPLPPIPSPAGTPRNLRLPSGRRRAGFALGVALIFTLVIGALATAAIILSSNATLLAKSVAHQRDIKYSAESGLQMTLSRLDLNAALLPDSGVRQVMTNAPIISADYDTLPGVTVNVWVGPSGSLSGQYGNFASIVAQAVDNNGVAFVRRLDVIQESFAKYGYWTNSETGPYGTLYFNNGDQLWGPVFSNDVLHIGSGGATFHDSVATAQTVSGANYGTFLKGYLQYQKTVALPSSAKLGKLSTYASSAGYNFTAPTNGDETTALERIEFVATDLNGDGDSTDENEGLFRIYKANGGQQAWLQSQWPGVTNVSSYTNCGDWHAVPGAPDLKFFPAAVHPTTWFRALMQSAGLSYSAAAAESSATITTIMQHTNARCYLGGDPHLVAVARTATLYPLLSSRQKGGDDTTFTPVDAYGSWVLYSNTPSVTVASKRVDAKYLFPLSRTLNLNTKGVVYFNGTVGVSGMVRGRTTVYAHGGDLVLLDDLRYATDPSFNTCADVLGLIADNDVVVSDNAINTPQNVNPGGFTIWRSLDNTQDLYLQGVVMALNSSFRVQNASAGPTNALSCQGSVDGRGCLYVTGGIIQLVRGIVGYGNGSGYVKRYGYDQCAGNYPPPYFPTTGRFTNNKFYDVNPIGFNVLTLFKGITSGS